The nucleotide sequence ATTTATTTCACCTGCTGACATTGTAAACTGGAATTTATATGTCAAGCTAAAAGTGATTTAAAAGTCTTTATCTGTGACAAaccctgtttgtgtttgttctccatgtgtgtgtttggtgatgCTGAAGCCGGGAAGTCAGTGTCCGTgacggagggagattcagtcactctagaaTCTGGTCTTACTGAAATAAGCGAAAATAGCATACTGTGGGTGACTGAAGCAAAAAACGAGTTAAATTCTTTGATAGCTGAAATTGATAGAGCAGCTGGAATCTTTTCTACATTTAGTGGTGAATTTGGGatagacagactgaagctggacaatcaaaccggatctctgaccatcataaACATTACAACTAAACGTGCTGGTATTTATACACTCAATTACCAGATAAGTGGAGGAAATTGGTCAACAAAAGCATTCAGAgtttctgtctatggtgagtagagaTCATGTGTCTTGTCcttcaaataaaatcattttacagtTTGAGATTACAGACTGTTGAACACATTGAACTGAAAATAAGACTAAATTAGATTTGGTCATGCTGTATTTCTCATGTTTTCAGCTCGTCTGCcggttcctgtcatcagcagtaacTCTACAAactgttcatcatcatcatcatcatcatcatcattgtgttcattggtgtgttcagtggtgaatgtgagtcatgtgactctctcctggtacaaaggaaacagtttattgtccaacatcagtgtgtctgatctcagcatcagtctctctctacctctggaggtggaatatcaggagaaaaacagctacagctgtgtgatcaacaatcccatcagaaaccagaCCATACATCCGGACATCAGCAAGCTCTGTCACTCATGTTCAGGTTCAGCAGCTGATATTAGAGCTGATATTAGTGTTTATTGACTGAGCTGATCTCAGTTTGATCTGTTTATTCCTCAGGCTCTGTCCACTGCTGTGgttctactgaagctgtgatccgattggtcctctctgctctggtgggcgtggctactgtcaTTCTTCTGGTTTATGACATAAGATCCAGAAGAGCTGAACATGATCAAGCAAAGATTCACACATCAGGTATGTAATTCTGTTAATTTTTCATATAACtgatttttttatgcatatataataaattaatcttCATTTAGCCTATTTCTAATCGATTTAAATATTCATATgttggtgtttgtttgttttataggtGGCTCATTTCCTCCACAGAAGATCATTTGAGAACAAACCATGACAAATTCTGACATAAATGCTCAAAATGCTAGTTTttgccatacatttttttttaagatgaccaAATATTTCTTTGATAATGCTAgattatgtaatataaaatgcttttattttaatatatttttttaataatttaatcttcTCATTCAATTTGAAAGGCTTTGTATAAGGATTTATATTTTCTTCAGATAAGACAAACTGATCACACTCTACTGCTGTGTATTTACCGTATGTATTTACATTAATCAATAAAGCTTTCTCACTCTCAAGTTCAAGAGTCTCTAcatgttttactatatttattatgcTGAGCGCTCCCTGGAGGAATACAAGCCATGTGTATATTTTAATGAGCCACATTTAGTAAAAAgtgttacattattttaaacgTTGTTTGTAACAAttgtttgtaatattattattaggggccaagcaccgaaggtgcgtaggcacctattgtaatcgttggcgttattattattctgcttcttcttcttctacttcttcttcttccgccgcaagtctatggcagcccatataACCGATtgtgggaaagttgtataatttggcacactgatagaggacagtcccaccattaactatagcaaatttgaagtctctaactcca is from Carassius gibelio isolate Cgi1373 ecotype wild population from Czech Republic chromosome B22, carGib1.2-hapl.c, whole genome shotgun sequence and encodes:
- the LOC127987729 gene encoding uncharacterized protein LOC127987729 — encoded protein: MMNMFLIFVLFCSWRLVGVFGATVQASDVAVEGESVTLNAGFTPIKPGDWIAWSFENNMIVGTNVTTGNMTVYDNVLDGRFRNRLKLDSQTGSLTITNITTEDAGDYSVSTSQLMMITYSLTVYAGKSVSVTEGDSVTLESGLTEISENSILWVTEAKNELNSLIAEIDRAAGIFSTFSGEFGIDRLKLDNQTGSLTIINITTKRAGIYTLNYQISGGNWSTKAFRVSVYARLPVPVISSNSTNCSSSSSSSSSLCSLVCSVVNVSHVTLSWYKGNSLLSNISVSDLSISLSLPLEVEYQEKNSYSCVINNPIRNQTIHPDISKLCHSCSGSVHCCGSTEAVIRLVLSALVGVATVILLVYDIRSRRAEHDQAKIHTSGGSFPPQKII